In Nitrospirota bacterium, one DNA window encodes the following:
- a CDS encoding zinc-ribbon domain-containing protein: MVVVCPKCKTRLKVDETKLSPQGSRFKCPKCSTVLVIKKPAAQEKKSLDDKKILLAHSSASVVENIKHLLAGEGYTVITSADGIDAMVRALKELPAFCIIEVALPKIYGFEVCKKLKSRPETKGMKLILVPSIYDKTKYRREPVSLYGADDYIEEHDLSVRLIESINRIKSGVPSEPEKPAVQPNPEVPQAPQQRPAERDAEATIREKQVAPAPGQPADEKTDETVEKARRLSRTIINDIYLYNSAKVDEAVRRGDFYAVFGAEVKEGFKLYESRIPQETRKKADFYREAIDNFLVAKKKSLSQ, translated from the coding sequence GTGGTAGTTGTATGCCCAAAATGCAAGACAAGGCTGAAGGTAGACGAGACAAAGCTTTCTCCCCAGGGCTCGAGGTTCAAGTGCCCTAAGTGCAGCACGGTTCTCGTTATCAAAAAGCCGGCTGCCCAGGAAAAGAAATCTTTAGATGATAAGAAAATCCTTCTTGCCCATTCCAGCGCGTCGGTTGTTGAGAATATCAAGCATCTGCTTGCAGGGGAAGGGTATACGGTTATTACGTCTGCAGACGGGATAGATGCTATGGTGAGGGCTTTAAAAGAGTTGCCGGCATTCTGCATTATTGAGGTTGCGCTTCCGAAGATTTACGGGTTTGAGGTCTGCAAGAAGCTGAAGTCACGGCCTGAAACAAAGGGGATGAAGCTGATTCTTGTCCCTTCGATATATGACAAGACAAAATACAGAAGAGAACCGGTGTCTCTCTATGGAGCTGATGATTACATCGAGGAGCATGATCTATCTGTCCGCCTGATCGAGTCGATCAACCGGATAAAGAGCGGAGTCCCATCTGAGCCTGAAAAACCTGCAGTACAGCCCAACCCGGAAGTTCCGCAAGCGCCTCAGCAGAGGCCGGCAGAAAGGGATGCTGAGGCGACTATCAGAGAGAAGCAGGTTGCGCCAGCCCCAGGGCAGCCAGCAGATGAAAAAACTGATGAGACGGTAGAAAAGGCGCGAAGGCTTTCACGTACGATAATTAATGACATCTATCTTTACAATTCTGCCAAGGTTGACGAGGCTGTCAGGCGCGGTGATTTTTACGCGGTTTTTGGTGCGGAGGTAAAAGAAGGTTTTAAGCTCTATGAGAGCAGGATACCTCAGGAGACGAGAAAAAAGGCCGATTTTTACCGGGAAGCTATCGATAATTTTCTGGTTGCAAAGAAAAAATCACTTTCGCAGTAA
- a CDS encoding acyltransferase family protein, producing the protein MQRDKTIDVARGIAIVLLVFGHNWIVLHRPNEIYRIIFSFNLPLFFFLSGVYLRRSKTLRLMVASKLDTLLKPYFVVLISFFALKTLAGFEFNIKSLAGIFYGTGNTIAWQEWQWMPMWFLPHLFVVFIFSFVFMGLIGRHRISLWGKLSFIVLLLITGITTINWFWPVRIAPSGIFSFLSGKELQLPGLPFSLDLILITSAFFCAGHALSRHVRTIEINLSGLSLAMAIFAGCHILFNETMDLNARTYGNASISTLQAVTGIYISLSLSNILTAFNYLGDGLAFIGSGTLFILIFHTFFQWNATSFFSSIVGLNMYASSAIGFIVGIIGPLFLLEIARRNSTLSAMLLPKKLAGHG; encoded by the coding sequence ATGCAAAGAGATAAGACCATAGATGTGGCCAGGGGAATAGCGATAGTGCTGCTTGTATTTGGGCATAATTGGATCGTATTGCATCGTCCGAATGAGATCTATCGCATAATTTTCTCATTCAACTTGCCTTTATTTTTCTTCCTTTCCGGCGTCTATCTCAGAAGGAGCAAAACCCTAAGGTTAATGGTTGCTTCAAAATTAGATACCCTTCTGAAACCTTATTTTGTAGTGCTGATCAGTTTTTTTGCATTAAAAACATTGGCCGGCTTCGAGTTCAATATCAAGTCACTGGCCGGCATATTCTATGGAACAGGCAATACGATAGCCTGGCAGGAGTGGCAATGGATGCCGATGTGGTTCCTGCCGCACTTGTTCGTTGTCTTTATTTTCTCCTTTGTATTTATGGGACTGATCGGGAGGCACCGCATATCATTGTGGGGCAAACTATCATTTATTGTGTTATTGCTGATTACAGGCATCACGACTATCAATTGGTTCTGGCCAGTCAGGATAGCGCCATCAGGGATCTTCTCGTTTCTGTCCGGAAAAGAACTTCAACTCCCGGGTCTGCCCTTCAGTCTCGATCTCATATTGATTACTTCGGCCTTTTTTTGTGCCGGGCATGCGCTGTCAAGACACGTTAGAACAATTGAAATAAACCTATCCGGGCTATCCCTCGCCATGGCAATATTCGCAGGCTGTCATATACTTTTTAATGAAACCATGGACCTGAATGCAAGGACCTATGGAAATGCCTCTATTTCAACGTTGCAGGCAGTAACTGGGATTTATATCAGTCTTTCCCTCTCGAACATACTGACGGCATTCAACTATCTCGGGGACGGCCTGGCTTTTATCGGTTCAGGAACTTTGTTCATACTCATTTTTCATACTTTTTTTCAGTGGAATGCAACCAGTTTTTTTAGCAGTATCGTAGGGCTGAATATGTATGCAAGTTCCGCCATCGGCTTTATTGTCGGGATTATCGGGCCATTGTTCCTCCTGGAAATCGCCCGAAGAAACAGCACCCTCTCAGCAATGTTACTGCCCAAAAAGCTGGCTGGACATGGGTAA
- a CDS encoding rhomboid family intramembrane serine protease, with protein MFPYKDDNPTNTFPFVTIGIIGLNILVFLLQLLSGADGKHIVYAYGAIPHNIVSLESTQPIHPLLTIFTSMFMHGGVFHIFGNMLYLWIFGNNIEDRLGHFRFVLFYLFCGIAAALSYALTAASSEVPMIGASGAVSGVLGAYILLFPMARVHTIIFLGFFIQSVQIPALIVIGFWAIIQLINGLIAQGMPGQGGIAWLAHAGGFLAGLITIKLWQPRRFNTW; from the coding sequence ATGTTTCCTTATAAAGACGACAACCCCACGAATACGTTTCCCTTTGTCACCATCGGCATAATTGGGCTGAATATCCTCGTCTTTCTGCTGCAGCTCTTGTCAGGCGCAGACGGCAAGCACATTGTCTATGCCTATGGCGCGATTCCGCACAATATCGTTTCGCTTGAATCCACCCAGCCCATACATCCCCTTCTTACCATTTTTACCTCCATGTTTATGCATGGCGGAGTCTTCCATATCTTTGGGAATATGCTCTATCTTTGGATCTTCGGCAATAATATCGAGGACAGGCTCGGCCACTTCAGGTTCGTTCTGTTCTATCTTTTTTGCGGGATTGCAGCTGCCCTGTCATATGCGCTGACTGCAGCCAGTTCTGAGGTGCCGATGATTGGGGCAAGTGGAGCGGTTTCGGGCGTGCTTGGAGCCTACATCCTTCTCTTTCCGATGGCGAGGGTGCATACGATTATCTTCCTTGGCTTTTTTATCCAGTCAGTGCAGATTCCCGCCTTGATAGTTATAGGGTTTTGGGCTATTATACAACTGATAAATGGCTTGATAGCGCAGGGAATGCCGGGACAGGGAGGCATTGCCTGGCTCGCACATGCAGGCGGATTTCTTGCCGGCCTTATCACCATTAAACTGTGGCAGCCAAGGAGGTTCAACACGTGGTAG
- the uvrA gene encoding excinuclease ABC subunit UvrA has product MSTQELIIEGARQNNLRDITLRIPHNKVIAVTGVSGSGKSSLAFDTIFAEGQWRFIESLSSYARLFLEKLDRPDVDAILNIRPAIALEQKNSIRGSRSTVGTLTELYDFFRVLYAKVATPFCPKCGREIRKWDPSQIAAELAGKYSGQKAFILFDTKEPPQEMKRKGFTRAWKDGELAEPGSDLQIDGNLTMVLDRLIIKDEPRLSDSIETAWREGKGSMRVKLAADLHTSEFLAFSSEHACEDCGIVLPEPSPLLFSFNHPIGACPVCKGFGDTLQYDEDLIVPDRSLSLAEGAVDPWNKPAAKWWKKQLIGKGKKAGLDLNKPYSDLTPEEKTILFKGTKGFSGIDDFFEELEGWRYKLHVRVFLSRYRRSNTCHACGGRRLKKEILAYKVAGLDIAELSAMPINMLAAFFASIELSPFRRETAKELLRQIAMKIGYLEKVGLGYLTLNRYGKTLSGGEYQRINLSNQLASVLTGTLYVLDEPTIGLHARDTDRIAEILKQLAELGNTVIVVEHDRSIIEAAEWIIELGPGGGHKGGNVVFSGTLQDFRKADTLTARYLRGEEKVQLPSKRRFFSGDELLLSGASGNNLKGLDLNIPLKRLIAITGVSGSGKSSLVVETLYRGIARHFKVGNEQPLPYHGLKGQEHLKGVKLIDQSPIGKSPRSNPATYLKVFDHIRKLFAQQKEAKAHGYEPGFFSFNVEGGRCETCKGGGYQLMEMFFFEDLYITCEKCSGKRYRPEALRVTFRGKNIYDILNLTVEEALELFIDYPPIKTKLSLLIETGLGYLRLGQPATTLSGGEAQRLKICSEMGTTAKGGYLYVLDEPTVGLHFDDVKALLYILNRLVEAGNTVVVIEHNLDVIRASDWVVDIGPEGGDQGGTLVFEGTPDELMKNKNSYTGAYLKRYA; this is encoded by the coding sequence ATGTCTACTCAGGAACTGATCATTGAAGGCGCAAGACAGAACAATCTCAGAGACATAACCCTCCGTATCCCCCATAACAAGGTCATTGCAGTGACCGGGGTCTCCGGCTCGGGCAAGTCTTCGCTTGCGTTTGATACGATCTTTGCCGAAGGTCAGTGGCGGTTTATAGAATCCCTGTCTTCCTATGCGCGGCTCTTCCTCGAAAAGCTCGACAGGCCTGATGTCGACGCAATTTTAAACATACGACCTGCCATAGCGCTTGAGCAGAAGAACTCCATTCGCGGTTCGCGCTCAACCGTGGGTACACTTACCGAATTGTATGATTTCTTCAGGGTTCTCTACGCAAAGGTCGCAACTCCCTTTTGCCCAAAGTGCGGCAGGGAAATACGAAAATGGGATCCGTCGCAGATAGCCGCAGAGCTTGCAGGAAAATATTCAGGCCAGAAGGCCTTCATCCTCTTTGATACGAAAGAGCCGCCTCAGGAGATGAAGAGAAAGGGTTTCACCAGGGCATGGAAAGACGGAGAGCTGGCAGAACCTGGATCTGACCTGCAGATTGACGGCAATCTCACCATGGTGCTTGACAGGCTCATCATTAAGGACGAACCGAGACTTTCCGATTCCATAGAAACTGCATGGAGAGAGGGTAAGGGCAGCATGCGGGTCAAACTCGCTGCAGACCTGCATACCTCAGAGTTTCTTGCCTTTTCATCAGAGCATGCATGCGAGGACTGCGGTATTGTTTTGCCTGAGCCGTCGCCGCTGCTCTTTTCATTTAACCATCCAATTGGGGCATGCCCTGTCTGCAAAGGCTTTGGTGACACGCTCCAGTATGACGAGGATCTCATTGTCCCTGACCGGAGCCTTTCCCTCGCAGAGGGGGCGGTGGACCCCTGGAACAAGCCTGCCGCAAAATGGTGGAAAAAGCAGCTTATTGGAAAGGGTAAAAAGGCCGGCCTTGACCTTAACAAACCCTATTCGGATCTCACACCTGAAGAAAAGACCATTCTTTTTAAAGGAACAAAAGGCTTCTCAGGCATTGATGATTTTTTTGAAGAGCTCGAAGGCTGGAGGTACAAGCTCCATGTGCGGGTCTTCCTCTCCCGATACCGGCGGTCAAACACCTGTCATGCCTGTGGAGGCAGGAGATTAAAAAAAGAGATCCTTGCCTATAAAGTTGCCGGCCTCGATATCGCCGAACTTTCAGCCATGCCGATCAATATGCTTGCAGCATTTTTCGCTTCTATCGAACTGTCTCCCTTCAGGAGGGAGACGGCAAAGGAGCTGCTGCGGCAGATAGCGATGAAGATCGGCTATCTCGAAAAGGTGGGGCTTGGATATCTCACGCTAAACCGCTATGGAAAGACCCTCTCTGGCGGTGAATATCAGCGGATCAATCTTTCGAATCAGCTTGCGTCAGTCCTTACCGGGACGCTCTATGTGCTGGATGAGCCTACTATCGGTCTGCATGCAAGAGACACGGACAGGATTGCCGAAATATTAAAGCAGCTTGCAGAACTGGGAAACACGGTTATCGTTGTTGAGCATGACAGAAGTATTATCGAGGCTGCTGAATGGATTATTGAGCTTGGCCCCGGCGGAGGGCACAAGGGTGGCAATGTCGTCTTCTCAGGCACATTGCAGGATTTTCGCAAGGCCGATACGCTTACGGCGAGATATCTTCGGGGAGAGGAGAAGGTCCAGCTTCCGTCAAAGAGAAGGTTCTTCTCAGGAGACGAGTTGCTGCTTTCGGGTGCCAGCGGCAATAATCTCAAGGGTCTGGACCTGAATATCCCGCTGAAAAGACTGATTGCAATTACCGGCGTTTCCGGATCAGGCAAGAGCAGTCTTGTTGTGGAGACCCTGTACCGGGGTATTGCCCGCCATTTCAAGGTGGGTAATGAGCAGCCGCTTCCGTATCATGGACTTAAGGGCCAAGAGCATCTGAAAGGGGTGAAGCTTATTGATCAGTCGCCGATCGGAAAGAGTCCGCGTTCAAACCCCGCAACCTATCTCAAGGTCTTTGACCATATCAGAAAGCTATTTGCCCAGCAAAAAGAAGCAAAGGCGCATGGATATGAGCCAGGATTCTTTTCCTTTAACGTTGAAGGCGGAAGGTGCGAAACGTGCAAGGGCGGCGGCTATCAGCTTATGGAGATGTTTTTTTTCGAGGACCTTTATATTACCTGCGAGAAATGCTCCGGCAAGCGGTATAGGCCGGAGGCGCTTCGCGTAACATTCAGGGGAAAGAACATCTACGATATTCTGAACCTTACCGTGGAGGAGGCGCTTGAGCTCTTTATTGACTATCCCCCTATAAAAACAAAGCTTTCGTTACTTATCGAAACAGGGCTTGGGTATCTCCGGCTCGGACAGCCTGCTACCACGCTCTCAGGGGGAGAGGCTCAGAGATTAAAGATCTGTTCAGAGATGGGCACGACCGCGAAGGGGGGATATCTGTATGTCCTTGATGAACCGACAGTCGGACTTCACTTTGATGATGTTAAGGCCCTGCTCTATATTCTGAACAGACTTGTAGAGGCAGGCAACACCGTTGTTGTGATTGAGCATAATCTCGATGTTATCAGGGCTTCTGACTGGGTAGTGGACATTGGCCCTGAAGGCGGCGATCAGGGCGGCACGCTTGTGTTTGAAGGCACGCCGGATGAGCTCATGAAAAATAAGAATTCCTACACAGGAGCCTATTTGAAACGCTATGCGTGA